Proteins found in one Oribacterium sp. oral taxon 102 genomic segment:
- a CDS encoding acyltransferase family protein, translating into MPERLSNKIYFYSFLLSLLVILVHAENLAPDNLGLQELAAGVPLLSAVSVENFFSNTLGQAAVPGFFLLSGCLFFRSFGSLGELPRKWGKRAYRLLLPYCAWNSLCYLFFVLLGRTAFSGALWLDAVIHYRWNPVFWYLYQLLLLQLSAPLLYLLLRRRTAAFFAFLCLLGLIYSRCSLPYLNADALLYYYAGALLGRYGGRFYEERDGRLAGGLLLLLPLLLYLRGVPVMSGNAGFSVLLTVLYRLLLPLLLLLLLPMEKLPRVPGWMKNSFFLYALHYPVVRAVSWGIRAFGLTPASPLQSGILLLVYFLLPPLCVFLSAVLTDFLRKRLPLLFSLLSGGR; encoded by the coding sequence ATGCCGGAGCGCCTGTCCAATAAAATTTATTTCTACAGCTTCCTGCTGTCGCTTCTCGTGATCCTCGTCCATGCCGAGAACCTCGCGCCGGACAATCTGGGGCTTCAGGAGCTTGCGGCAGGCGTGCCGCTGCTGTCTGCCGTTTCCGTAGAGAATTTCTTTTCGAATACGCTCGGGCAAGCGGCGGTGCCCGGCTTCTTCCTCTTGAGCGGCTGTCTGTTCTTTCGGAGCTTCGGGAGCCTTGGGGAGCTGCCCCGGAAGTGGGGGAAAAGGGCGTACCGCCTGCTGCTGCCGTACTGTGCATGGAACAGCCTCTGCTATTTGTTCTTCGTGCTTTTGGGAAGGACGGCGTTTTCCGGAGCGCTGTGGCTGGATGCAGTCATACACTACCGCTGGAATCCGGTTTTCTGGTATCTCTATCAGCTTTTGCTGCTGCAGCTTTCGGCGCCGCTTCTCTATCTGCTGCTTCGGCGGCGGACTGCGGCGTTTTTTGCGTTCCTCTGCCTGCTGGGGCTGATCTACAGCAGATGCAGCCTGCCTTATCTCAATGCGGACGCGCTGCTGTATTACTATGCGGGCGCGCTGCTGGGGCGCTATGGCGGACGCTTCTATGAAGAAAGGGATGGACGGCTTGCAGGGGGCTTGCTCCTGCTGCTTCCCCTTTTGCTGTATCTTCGGGGAGTGCCGGTCATGTCGGGGAATGCGGGATTTTCTGTGCTGCTGACGGTGCTGTATCGCCTGCTGCTTCCACTGCTGCTTCTGCTCCTGCTTCCTATGGAGAAGCTTCCGCGGGTGCCGGGTTGGATGAAGAACAGCTTTTTCCTCTATGCGCTGCATTACCCGGTCGTGCGTGCTGTTTCATGGGGGATTCGTGCGTTCGGACTCACGCCGGCGTCTCCCTTACAGAGCGGAATACTGCTGCTGGTTTATTTTTTATTGCCGCCGCTCTGCGTTTTTTTATCTGCGGTTCTGACGGATTTTCTCCGGAAGCGGCTGCCGCTGCTCTTCTCGCTTCTGTCCGGCGGGCGCTAG
- a CDS encoding class I SAM-dependent methyltransferase yields MFIAENWKDYEVLDTGNGEKLERWGSYLLRRPDPQVIWEIRKSSRGWRKPNGHYHRSQRGGGEWEFFELPEQWTISYTLGGDGSSRLPVETAGSYGYSVPENAALSALPAAERTLRFHLKPFSFKHTGLFPEQAANWDWCANLILTERARRVREGNAEPVKVLNLFAYTGGATLAAAKAGAAVTHVDASKGMVQWAKENAESSGLSAAPIRWLVDDCVKFAERELRRGNRYDAIIMDPPSYGRGPKGEIWKLEDDIGGFLKLSAQLLSEKPLFFLLNSYTTGLQPAVMHYLLHSTLCIDRRGRVCAEEVGLPIAANGLMLPCGCSARCSFRSMD; encoded by the coding sequence ATGTTCATAGCGGAGAACTGGAAGGATTATGAGGTTCTGGATACGGGGAATGGAGAGAAGCTGGAGCGCTGGGGCAGCTATCTGCTTCGGCGTCCGGATCCGCAGGTGATCTGGGAGATTCGGAAGAGCAGCCGGGGGTGGAGGAAGCCGAACGGGCACTATCACCGCTCACAGAGGGGCGGCGGAGAATGGGAGTTCTTTGAGCTCCCGGAGCAGTGGACGATCTCCTATACGCTGGGCGGGGATGGCAGCTCCCGGCTTCCTGTGGAGACGGCAGGGAGCTACGGCTATAGTGTGCCGGAGAATGCGGCGCTTTCGGCGCTTCCCGCGGCGGAACGGACGCTCCGCTTCCATCTGAAGCCCTTTTCGTTCAAGCATACCGGGCTTTTTCCGGAGCAGGCGGCGAACTGGGACTGGTGCGCGAACCTGATCCTTACGGAGCGGGCACGGCGAGTGCGTGAGGGCAATGCAGAGCCGGTCAAGGTGCTGAACCTCTTTGCCTATACGGGCGGCGCGACGCTTGCGGCGGCGAAGGCGGGTGCGGCAGTGACGCATGTGGATGCCTCGAAGGGGATGGTGCAGTGGGCGAAGGAGAATGCGGAGAGCTCCGGGCTTTCCGCTGCGCCGATCCGCTGGCTGGTAGACGATTGCGTGAAATTCGCAGAGAGGGAGCTTCGCCGCGGAAACCGCTATGACGCGATCATTATGGATCCGCCCTCCTACGGCAGAGGACCGAAGGGAGAGATCTGGAAGCTTGAGGACGACATCGGCGGGTTCCTCAAGCTGAGCGCGCAGCTGCTCTCGGAGAAGCCGCTCTTCTTCCTGCTGAATTCCTACACGACAGGGCTGCAGCCCGCGGTGATGCATTACCTTTTGCACAGCACGCTCTGCATCGATCGCAGAGGAAGGGTCTGTGCGGAGGAGGTCGGACTGCCGATTGCGGCAAACGGGCTGATGCTCCCATGCGGCTGCAGTGCGAGATGCAGCTTCCGGAGTATGGATTAA
- a CDS encoding right-handed parallel beta-helix repeat-containing protein: protein MRKGRMTRLLALLLCGSLLLPGTVFASPGDGAEPLHTESVPEKEESGEEKREAAEKASPSELREETASGAAAAAGSASSVPSKAASPSELPGSASPSELPKGRAWSFSAFGLNAEAEGKNIGYSRSGSGALTEAGSSVTVWNLNNKGKLVPASTDGLSFYYTEIPAGQNFTLTATAVPEAWTFTNGQEGFGLMAADRVGTNGDGSAFWNNSYMATVTKLDYYYDVEKHEPTDDRLQKHIMMKLGIGSQEKIGVSRENLPKLLGNDSKTIASAFQTSILPLETSCGEKKEGTYNLIGREKGKASGTVEHPLEEVRLSIQKNNTGYFVSYIDAEGETHTNKYYEPEALSVLDADTVYVGFFAARSFKVNFSDIELQLLSPEEDEPKEEKPTVEVTPDYRVLSAVTANSPDYTLSFMANADGALQAELPEGGTKTVSVQADAPVRIPAKLAAGENVFRLSFTPDGDFHPKGKENYVLSDYGTKEFSHTVELKRLGEGDRIYVSRDGSPAGSGESASPVDIYTAFRFVQPGQRILLHSGTYLLDRTVVADRGIDGTEEAPILLEPAEKGGRAIFDFQEKCPGMIFAGNYWEVRDIDVRRSANGQKGIQISGSHNVFEGIRTYENGNTGIQVSRYLLSDGKELWPSYDLILNCTSYANADSGHEDADGFAAKLTCGEGIVFDGCIAFNNADDGWDLFAKVETGAIGKVRIRNSLAFRNGYGLDGTEQGNGNGFKMGGSSISGRHELYNSAAYLNKAKGIDSNSCPDIAAYCSSSYENGGSNIAFYTNDAKRTAFRAAGLLSFRTESNTPETLREKELAGKKSQAKTAKEENLYRRSNFFWQDGSSANYDPERQERHLTADRNWFVSLEATLPEAARPAQIDALLRREDGRVDLGDFLRLSASAEEKLASELPEGETTGAKLDGQYDAVENLQELYDLVNGETEPEKPDKPEKEPEKPEKPKAPEDPKKPEKPEKNPERPRQEGKSSGSRSIERSSHTVLPAIFGGAFHKTAAAGKAENGTAVAWSPEMGPAQYAASATVLRTTPAQEKLPEAVRGSWQKQENGWRFLDSTGKPLTSGWQVLEWNGIKAWYSLDEAGYLRTGWYREEKGDWYYFSPLQDGSLGRMLTGRQYIEGKWYVFSDSGSLEG from the coding sequence ATGCGGAAGGGAAGGATGACACGTCTCCTGGCGCTGCTTCTGTGCGGGAGTCTGCTGCTGCCGGGGACAGTATTTGCGTCGCCCGGAGACGGGGCAGAGCCGCTTCATACGGAAAGCGTGCCGGAAAAGGAAGAAAGCGGAGAAGAGAAGCGGGAAGCCGCGGAGAAGGCGAGTCCATCGGAGCTGAGGGAAGAAACAGCAAGCGGCGCAGCTGCTGCGGCAGGCTCTGCTTCCTCGGTGCCCTCCAAGGCTGCGAGTCCCTCGGAGCTCCCCGGATCCGCCAGTCCCTCGGAGCTTCCGAAGGGGAGAGCGTGGAGCTTTTCCGCCTTCGGCCTAAACGCGGAAGCGGAGGGGAAAAACATTGGATACAGCAGGAGCGGCAGCGGTGCGCTTACAGAGGCGGGCAGCAGCGTGACGGTCTGGAACCTGAATAACAAGGGCAAGCTGGTTCCTGCCTCCACGGACGGACTTTCCTTCTATTATACGGAGATCCCGGCGGGTCAGAATTTCACGCTGACTGCGACTGCTGTTCCGGAGGCGTGGACCTTCACCAATGGGCAGGAGGGCTTCGGGCTGATGGCGGCGGATCGGGTCGGCACAAATGGGGACGGCAGTGCTTTCTGGAACAATTCCTATATGGCGACGGTGACCAAGCTGGACTATTATTATGATGTGGAAAAGCATGAGCCGACGGACGACAGGCTGCAGAAGCACATTATGATGAAGCTGGGCATCGGCTCGCAGGAAAAAATCGGCGTCAGCAGGGAAAACCTGCCGAAGCTTCTGGGGAATGACAGCAAGACGATCGCCTCGGCGTTCCAGACCTCCATCCTGCCGCTGGAGACCAGCTGCGGAGAAAAGAAGGAGGGAACCTACAATCTGATCGGAAGGGAAAAGGGGAAAGCGAGCGGTACAGTGGAGCACCCGCTGGAGGAGGTCCGCCTCTCCATCCAGAAGAACAATACCGGTTATTTTGTGAGCTATATCGACGCAGAGGGGGAGACGCATACCAACAAATACTATGAGCCGGAGGCATTGTCCGTGCTGGATGCGGATACGGTATATGTCGGCTTCTTCGCGGCGCGAAGCTTCAAGGTAAACTTCTCGGATATCGAGCTGCAGCTGCTCTCTCCGGAGGAGGATGAACCGAAGGAGGAGAAGCCGACTGTAGAGGTGACGCCGGATTACCGCGTGCTCTCCGCTGTAACCGCGAACAGCCCGGATTATACGCTCAGCTTCATGGCGAATGCCGACGGAGCGCTGCAGGCGGAGCTTCCAGAAGGAGGGACGAAAACTGTTTCTGTGCAGGCAGATGCTCCCGTCCGGATTCCGGCGAAGCTTGCGGCAGGCGAGAATGTATTCCGACTCTCCTTCACGCCGGACGGAGACTTCCATCCGAAGGGGAAGGAAAACTATGTGCTGAGCGACTACGGGACGAAGGAGTTCTCCCATACGGTAGAGCTGAAGCGGCTGGGAGAGGGAGACCGGATCTATGTATCGCGGGACGGAAGTCCTGCGGGAAGCGGTGAAAGCGCGTCGCCGGTCGATATTTACACCGCGTTTCGCTTCGTACAGCCGGGACAGCGTATCCTGCTTCATTCCGGAACCTATCTGCTGGATCGGACGGTAGTGGCAGACAGGGGCATCGACGGCACGGAGGAAGCGCCGATCCTGCTGGAGCCGGCGGAGAAGGGCGGGAGAGCGATATTTGACTTTCAGGAGAAGTGCCCGGGAATGATCTTCGCGGGGAACTACTGGGAGGTCAGGGACATCGATGTGCGCCGCTCCGCGAACGGACAGAAGGGCATCCAGATTTCCGGCAGCCACAATGTGTTCGAGGGCATCCGTACCTATGAAAACGGTAACACAGGAATCCAGGTAAGCCGCTATCTCCTGAGCGACGGAAAAGAGCTCTGGCCCTCCTACGATCTGATTCTGAACTGTACCTCCTATGCCAATGCGGACAGCGGCCATGAGGATGCGGACGGCTTCGCTGCAAAGCTCACCTGCGGCGAGGGCATCGTCTTCGATGGCTGTATCGCCTTCAATAATGCCGACGACGGCTGGGATCTCTTCGCCAAGGTGGAGACCGGGGCAATCGGAAAGGTACGGATTCGGAACAGCCTTGCCTTCCGAAACGGCTATGGACTGGATGGCACAGAGCAGGGCAACGGAAACGGCTTCAAGATGGGCGGCTCCAGCATCAGCGGAAGGCACGAGCTGTATAACAGCGCGGCATACCTGAACAAGGCGAAGGGCATTGATTCCAACAGCTGTCCTGACATTGCGGCATACTGTTCCAGTTCCTATGAGAACGGCGGCTCCAATATCGCCTTCTATACCAATGACGCGAAGCGCACTGCATTCCGCGCGGCGGGGCTGCTTTCCTTCCGGACGGAGAGCAATACGCCGGAGACGCTCAGGGAAAAGGAGCTGGCAGGCAAGAAGTCGCAGGCAAAGACGGCGAAGGAGGAGAACCTCTACCGGCGCTCCAATTTCTTCTGGCAGGACGGCAGCTCCGCAAACTATGATCCGGAGCGGCAGGAGCGGCATCTTACGGCAGATCGGAACTGGTTCGTTTCGCTGGAGGCGACGCTGCCGGAGGCGGCGCGGCCGGCGCAGATCGACGCGCTTCTCCGGAGAGAGGACGGGAGAGTCGATCTCGGAGATTTCCTGCGGCTCTCCGCAAGTGCCGAGGAGAAGCTCGCGTCGGAGCTTCCGGAGGGAGAGACCACGGGCGCGAAGCTGGATGGGCAGTATGATGCGGTGGAGAATCTGCAGGAGCTGTATGATCTGGTGAACGGAGAGACAGAACCGGAGAAGCCCGATAAGCCTGAAAAAGAACCGGAGAAGCCGGAAAAGCCGAAGGCTCCTGAAGACCCGAAGAAGCCGGAAAAGCCTGAAAAAAATCCGGAGAGACCGAGACAGGAGGGGAAGAGCAGCGGCTCCCGCAGCATAGAGCGGAGCAGTCATACGGTGCTTCCTGCGATTTTCGGAGGCGCTTTTCATAAAACGGCGGCAGCAGGGAAGGCGGAGAACGGAACGGCAGTCGCATGGAGCCCGGAAATGGGGCCCGCGCAGTATGCGGCGAGCGCTACGGTGCTTCGCACGACACCCGCACAGGAGAAGCTTCCGGAGGCTGTGAGGGGAAGCTGGCAGAAGCAGGAGAACGGCTGGCGCTTCCTGGACAGCACGGGCAAGCCCCTTACGTCCGGCTGGCAGGTGCTCGAGTGGAACGGCATCAAGGCATGGTACAGCCTCGATGAAGCGGGGTATCTCCGAACCGGCTGGTACAGAGAGGAGAAGGGGGACTGGTATTACTTCAGCCCGCTCCAGGACGGAAGCCTCGGAAGGATGCTCACCGGCAGACAATATATAGAAGGAAAGTGGTATGTATTTTCGGACAGCGGCAGTCTGGAGGGCTGA
- a CDS encoding cell wall-binding protein, translating to MRGKLRGFLLAVGASALLFGGRAQAAGWATNQNGYQVYQNDDGSTVTNSWIKAMENGRTIWYYATNDGSLRMDGWQRVGSYWYYFDGNGVMQTGWVDNNNYYCDENGVMKTGWKQLTPPSDFFDGTENRSAGESYWFYFNTSTGEKFHANGSGVKVRSIDGVNYGFDEYGVMQTGWASTEGSSGDIRDYMYFATTSGKFKLGERLSNTWLAVIGPEESGNDGLSTGSVEWYYFKSSGHPAAGSAGGGELQKINGKRYLFNEKGNPMYGIQRDNEGNYYYCGSSKTDCSVRTGRLTLTEDDGDRVTAYFGTNGQGVTGVKDSYVYFKGKLLAAGSDSKYMQIQSSSSVIDGYVVDTSGRVVKNRKNLKDKNGVKFSVDSSGRKVTYPDGGTLDTIDTQDKENELEVSEND from the coding sequence ATGAGAGGGAAGCTTAGAGGATTTCTTTTGGCAGTCGGTGCGTCGGCGCTGCTCTTCGGGGGACGTGCGCAGGCAGCGGGCTGGGCGACGAACCAGAACGGCTATCAGGTTTACCAGAATGACGACGGCTCTACCGTGACGAACTCCTGGATCAAGGCGATGGAGAATGGCAGGACGATCTGGTACTATGCGACCAATGACGGCTCGCTCCGTATGGACGGCTGGCAGAGAGTCGGCAGCTACTGGTACTACTTCGACGGAAACGGCGTGATGCAGACCGGCTGGGTAGACAATAACAATTACTACTGCGATGAGAACGGTGTGATGAAAACCGGCTGGAAGCAGCTGACGCCGCCGTCTGACTTCTTTGACGGCACCGAGAACCGTTCCGCAGGGGAGTCCTATTGGTTCTACTTCAATACCAGCACCGGCGAGAAGTTTCATGCGAACGGCAGCGGTGTGAAGGTCAGGAGCATCGACGGCGTGAACTACGGCTTCGACGAGTATGGCGTGATGCAGACCGGCTGGGCGAGCACGGAGGGGAGCAGCGGCGACATCCGGGACTATATGTACTTCGCGACGACATCCGGCAAGTTCAAGCTGGGAGAGCGTCTCTCGAATACCTGGCTCGCGGTCATAGGTCCGGAGGAGAGCGGCAATGACGGGCTTTCCACCGGCAGCGTGGAATGGTACTACTTCAAGAGCAGCGGACATCCCGCCGCAGGCAGCGCCGGCGGCGGAGAGCTGCAGAAGATCAACGGCAAGCGTTACCTCTTCAATGAGAAGGGAAACCCGATGTACGGGATACAGAGGGACAATGAGGGGAATTATTACTACTGCGGCAGCTCGAAGACCGACTGCTCCGTGAGAACCGGAAGACTGACGCTCACAGAGGACGACGGAGACAGAGTCACGGCATATTTCGGTACGAACGGGCAGGGCGTAACCGGCGTGAAGGACAGCTACGTTTACTTCAAGGGTAAGCTCCTCGCGGCAGGCTCCGACAGCAAGTATATGCAGATTCAGAGCAGCAGCAGCGTGATCGACGGCTATGTGGTCGATACCTCCGGACGCGTGGTCAAGAACCGGAAGAACCTGAAGGATAAGAACGGTGTGAAGTTCTCGGTAGATTCCTCCGGAAGGAAGGTGACGTATCCGGATGGCGGTACGCTGGATACCATCGATACGCAGGACAAGGAAAATGAGCTCGAGGTTTCGGAGAACGACTGA
- the rpsJ gene encoding 30S ribosomal protein S10, producing MASQVMRITLKAYDHALVDESAAKIVESCKKTGSQVSGPVPLPTKKEIVTILRATHKYKDSREQFEQRTHKRLIDVISPNQKTMDALQRLEMPAGVYVDIKMKKK from the coding sequence ATGGCAAGTCAAGTAATGAGAATCACACTCAAGGCTTACGACCACGCACTCGTGGACGAGTCGGCTGCAAAGATTGTGGAGAGCTGCAAGAAGACCGGTTCCCAGGTTTCCGGTCCGGTGCCACTTCCGACGAAGAAGGAGATCGTAACCATCCTGAGAGCCACGCATAAGTACAAGGACTCTCGTGAGCAGTTCGAGCAGAGAACCCACAAGAGACTGATCGACGTCATCAGCCCGAACCAGAAGACCATGGATGCGCTGCAGAGACTGGAGATGCCGGCAGGCGTGTACGTCGACATCAAGATGAAGAAGAAATGA
- the rplC gene encoding 50S ribosomal protein L3, with translation MKKAILATKVGMTQIWNEDGVLIPVTVLQAGPCVVTQVKTPENDGYSAVQVGFQDKREKLVNKPLKGQFDKAGVSCKRFLREFRFENAGEYKVKDEIKADIFAEGDKVDVTAISKGKGFQSAIKKYGQHRGPMAHGSKFHRHQGSNGTSATPSRVLPGKGMPSHMGAVKVTTQNLTVVKVDAENNLILVKGAVPGPKKALITIKESVKA, from the coding sequence ATGAAGAAAGCTATTCTTGCAACAAAGGTTGGGATGACGCAGATCTGGAATGAAGACGGCGTGCTGATCCCGGTAACTGTGCTTCAGGCGGGGCCCTGTGTGGTAACGCAGGTGAAGACCCCTGAGAACGACGGTTACAGCGCGGTACAGGTGGGCTTCCAGGACAAGAGAGAGAAGCTTGTCAACAAGCCGCTGAAGGGGCAGTTCGACAAGGCGGGCGTGTCCTGCAAGAGATTCCTGAGAGAGTTCCGCTTCGAGAACGCCGGGGAGTACAAGGTAAAGGATGAAATCAAGGCTGACATCTTTGCGGAGGGAGATAAGGTAGACGTTACCGCCATTTCCAAGGGTAAGGGCTTCCAGTCCGCGATCAAGAAGTACGGCCAGCACAGAGGACCGATGGCACATGGTTCCAAGTTCCACCGTCATCAGGGTTCCAACGGTACGTCTGCGACACCGTCCAGAGTGCTTCCGGGCAAGGGGATGCCCTCTCACATGGGCGCAGTGAAGGTTACGACGCAGAACCTCACCGTGGTGAAGGTAGACGCGGAGAATAACCTCATCCTGGTAAAGGGTGCGGTACCGGGACCGAAGAAGGCTCTGATCACGATCAAAGAGTCTGTCAAGGCCTGA
- the rplD gene encoding 50S ribosomal protein L4 has translation MANVSVYNMQGQEVGSMELSDAVFAAPVNEHLLHLAVVAQLANKRQGTQKALTRSEVSGGGRKPWRQKGTGHARQGSIRAPQWKGGGVVFAPVPRDYSISMNRKEKRAALKSALSNAVADNKLIVVDEIRFDEIKTKNFQTMLDALKVQKAFVLLDSNDRNTVLSARNIADIKTAQVNELNVYDVMRFGTVVATKAALEKVQEVYA, from the coding sequence ATGGCTAACGTATCTGTATATAACATGCAGGGGCAGGAAGTCGGCAGCATGGAGCTGAGCGACGCGGTTTTCGCGGCACCGGTTAACGAGCACCTTCTTCACCTCGCGGTAGTTGCACAGCTTGCAAATAAAAGACAGGGAACGCAGAAGGCATTGACTCGTTCGGAGGTTTCGGGAGGCGGCAGGAAGCCCTGGAGACAGAAGGGAACGGGCCATGCGAGACAGGGCTCGATCCGCGCGCCGCAGTGGAAGGGCGGCGGCGTCGTATTCGCGCCGGTTCCGAGAGACTACAGCATCAGCATGAACCGGAAGGAGAAGAGAGCGGCGCTTAAGTCTGCACTTTCCAATGCCGTAGCCGACAACAAGCTGATCGTCGTGGACGAGATCCGCTTCGATGAGATCAAGACGAAGAACTTCCAGACGATGCTGGACGCTCTGAAGGTACAGAAGGCTTTCGTGCTTCTGGATTCCAACGACCGGAACACCGTCCTTTCTGCGAGAAATATCGCAGACATCAAGACGGCGCAGGTCAATGAGCTGAACGTATACGATGTGATGAGGTTCGGGACCGTGGTTGCCACCAAGGCAGCTCTTGAGAAAGTTCAGGAGGTATACGCATAA
- the rplW gene encoding 50S ribosomal protein L23, whose protein sequence is MADIKYYDVILRPVITEKSMGEMASRKYTFLVNPSATKSQVKEAVEKMFEGAKVKAVNTMNLDGKVKRRGMTFGRTSAQKKAIVTLTADSKEIEIFSGL, encoded by the coding sequence ATGGCTGACATTAAATATTACGACGTGATCCTTCGTCCGGTTATCACGGAGAAGTCCATGGGAGAGATGGCTTCCAGAAAGTACACCTTCCTCGTGAATCCCTCCGCTACCAAGTCTCAGGTTAAGGAGGCAGTAGAGAAGATGTTCGAGGGTGCGAAGGTGAAGGCTGTCAACACCATGAATCTGGACGGCAAGGTGAAGAGAAGAGGCATGACCTTCGGAAGAACCTCTGCACAGAAGAAGGCGATCGTTACGCTCACCGCGGATTCCAAGGAAATCGAGATCTTCAGCGGTCTTTGA